From a region of the Malania oleifera isolate guangnan ecotype guangnan chromosome 12, ASM2987363v1, whole genome shotgun sequence genome:
- the LOC131145178 gene encoding uncharacterized protein C594.04c, giving the protein MGGSGCRNLKNAVIALLVPLPSILFFISFLNQNQNPHYNPTTTDHTTPHFIWTWCLHHPLLLANALFFLNVNLLFWLIGLAQSSHWMIDLYWTVIPVLLVHFYANHPLAQFNIWRSRALILMTWVWSLRLTHNYLRREGWAWGAREDWRFADMRLQYGKNWWWISFFTVYVSQQVLLIGVCLPFYVVHSVVKPWSIWDFVAIAVCCCGITIAYHADTQLHYFVSRNKKLRELGKPRMLTLDEGLWRYSRHPNYFGEQLWWWGLAIFGWNLGQGWTFIGALVNTMCLAHVTKLVEDRIMKEEYRAEAYRLYQQTTSVWVPWFKSSSVGGKDKSA; this is encoded by the exons ATGGGTGGAAGTGGGTGTCGCAATTTGAAAAATGCTGTGATAGCATTGCTGGTGCCTCTTCCCTCCAttctcttcttcatctccttcctaaaccaaaatcaaaaccccCATTACAATCCCACCACCACCGATCACACTACTCCCCATTTCATCTGGACATGGTGCCTCCACCACCCTCTCCTCTTAGCCAACGCCCTCTTCTTCCTCAACGTCAATCTTCTCTTCTGGCTCATTGGTCTCGCCCAATCAAGCCACTGG ATGATCGATTTGTACTGGACCGTCATACCCGTTTTGCTTGTTCATTTCTATGCGAATCACCCACTTGCTCAGTTCAACATTTGGAGGTCAAGGGCTTTGATTCTGATGACATGGGTGTGGagtttaaggcttactcataacTACTTGAGAAGGGAGGGGTGGGCGTGGGGCGCCAGGGAGGACTGGAGATTCGCCGATATGCGGCTGCAGTACGGCAAAAACTGGTGGTGGATCTCCTTCTTCACCGTCTATGTTTCCCAGCAG GTGCTGCTTATTGGAGTTTGTCTGCCATTTTATGTGGTCCATTCTGTTGTGAAACCATGGAGCATCTGGGATTTTGTTGCGATCGCTGTGTGCTGTTGTGGTATCACCATTGCCTATCACGCTGACACTCAACTCCACTACTTTGTGAGCAGAAACAAGAAACTGAGAGAGCTTGGGAAGCCGAGGATGCTCACTCTCGATGAGGGCTTATGGCGGTACTCCCGTCATCCCAACTACTTTGGGGAACAGCTATGGTGGTGGGGTTTAGCCATTTTCGGGTGGAACCTGGGACAGGGATGGACCTTTATTGGTGCTTTGGTCAATACAATGTGCTTGGCACATGTGACCAAGCTTGTAGAAGACCGGATAATGAAGGAAGAGTACAGAGCGGAAGCGTACAGGCTGTACCAGCAGACGACATCAGTGTGGGTGCCTTGGTTCAAGTCATCCTCAGTAGGAGGAAAAGATAAGAGTGCTTGA